The Streptomyces rubrogriseus genomic sequence GCACCGGCTACACCGGCGAGGACGGCTTCGAGCTGTTCGTGAAGCCGGAGCACGCCGTCGGGCTGTGGCAGGCGCTGACCAAGGCGGGCGAGGGCGCGGGGCTGATCCCGTGCGGCCTGTCCTGCCGGGACACGCTCCGCCTGGAGGCGGGCATGCCGCTGTACGGCAACGAGCTGTCGACCGCGCTGACGCCGTTCGACGCCGGTCTGGGCCGGGTGGTGAAGTTCGAGAAGGAGGGCGACTTCGTCGGGCGCGCCGCGCTGACCGAGGCCGCCGAGCGCGCCGCTTCCCGGCCGCCCCGCGTCCTGGTCGGCCTGGTCGCCGAGGGCCGCCGGGTCCCGCGCTCCGGGTACCAGGTCGTCGCGGGCGGCGAGGTGATCGGCGAGGTCACCTCCGGCGCTCCGTCCCCGACGCTGGGCAAGCCGATCGCCATGGCGTACGTCGACCCCGCGCACGCGGCTCCGGGCACCGAGGGCGTGGGCGTGGACATCCGGGGCAGCCACGAGCCGTACGAGGTCGTGGCGCTGCCGTTCTACAAGCGCCAGAAGTAGACAGAAGCAGACAGAAGCAGCCAGCGGACACGGGGTGCCGCCCCTCCGCGGCTGCCCCCCTGAGTCACCCTTGTCACTCAGCGCTCCCTCGTCACCCCCTTCACCCCCTTCACCAGCCACTTCCTCGCGTACAGGAGAATTCAGGCCATGAGCAACCCCCAGCAGCTGCGCTACAGCAAGGAGCACGAGTGGCTGTCGGGCGCCGAGGACGGCGTCTCGACGGTCGGCATCACGGAGCACGCGGCCAACGCGCTCGGTGACGTCGTCTTCGTCCAGCTCCCCGAGGTCGGCGACTCGGTGACCGCGGGCGAGACCTGCGGCGAACTGGAGTCGACCAAGTCCGTCTCCGACCTGTACTCCCCCGTCTCCGGTGAGATCGCCGAGGTCAACGAGGACGTCGTCAACGACCCGTCGCTGGTGAACAGCGCCCCCTTCGAGGGCGGCTGGCTGTTCAAGGTGAAGGTCACGGACGAGCCCGCCGACCTGCTCTCCGCCGACGAGTACACCGCCTTCGCCGGCGCCTGAGGAGTCACGATCGCATGTCGCTTCTGAACACACCCCTGCACGAGCTGGACCCGGACGTCGCCGCCGCCGTCGACGCCGAGCTGGACCGCCAGCAGTCCACCCTCGAGATGATCGCGTCGGAGAACTTCGCGCCGGTCGCGGTCATGGAGGCCCAGGGCTCGGTCCTCACCAACAAGTACGCCGAGGGCTACCCGGGCCGCCGCTACTACGGCGGCTGCGAGCACGTCGACGTGGTCGAGCAGATCGCCATCGACCGGGTCAAGGCCCTCTTCGGCGCCGAGCACGCCAACGTGCAGCCGCACTCGGGCGCCCAGGCCAACGCGGCCGCGATGTTCGCGCTGCTCAAGCCCGGCGACACGATCATGGGTCTGAACCTCGCCCACGGCGGGCACCTGACCCACGGCATGAAGATCAACTTCTCCGGCAAGCTCTACAACGTGGTCCCCTACCACGTCGGCGACGACGGCCAGGTCGACATGGCCGAGGTGGAGCGCCTGGCCAAGGAGACCAAGCCGAAGCTGATCGTGGCGGGCTGGTCGGCCTACCCGCGTCAGCTGGACTTCGCCGCGTTCCGCAAGGTCGCGGACGAGGTCGGCGCGTACCTGATGGTCGACATGGCGCACTTCGCCGGTCTGGTCGCGGCGGGCCTGCACCCGAACCCGGTGCCGCACGCCCACGTCGTCACCACGACCACCCACAAGACGCTGGGCGGCCCGCGCGGCGGTGTGATCCTCTCCACGGCCGAGCTGGCCAAGAAGATCAACTCCGCCGTCTTCCCCGGTCAGCAGGGTGGCCCGCTGGAGCACGTGGTGGCCGCCAAGGCCGTCGCCTTCAAGGTCGCCGCGAGCGAGGACTTCAAGGAGCGCCAGGGCCGTACGCTGGAGGGTGCCCGCATCCTGGCCGAGCGCCTGGTGCGGGACGACGCGAAGGCCGCGGGCGTCTCCGTCCTGACCGGCGGCACGGACGTCCACCTGGTCCTGGTCGACCTGCGCGACTCCGAGCTGGACGGGCAGCAGGCCGAGGACCGCCTCCACGAGGTCGGCATCACGGTCAACCGCAACGCCGTCCCGAACGACCCGCGCCCGCCGATGGTGACCTCCGGTCTGCGCATCGGTACGCCGGCCCTGGCGACCCGCGGCTTCACCGCCGAGGACTTCGCCGAGGTCGCGGACGTGATCGCCGAGGCGCTGAAGCCGTCCTACGACGCCCAGGCCCTCAAGGCCCGGGTGAAGACCCTGGCCGACAAGCACCCGCTGTACCCGGGTCTGAACAAGTAGACACCGCACCCGAGGGGTGGGACGCCGCATCCGCCACAAGCGGCCGGGCGCCCCGCCCCTCGGCACCCCCTCCGCACCACCCCCGTTCTGAGGAGTCCCCGTGGCCATCTCGGTCTTCGACCTGTTCTCGATCGGCATCGGCCCGTCGAGCTCGCACACGGTCGGCCCGATGCGCGCGGCCCGCATGTTCGCCCGCCGCCTGCGCAACGAGGAGCTGCTGGACTCCGTCGCCTCGGTCCGCGCCGAGCTGTACGGCTCGCTCGGCGCCACCGGACACGGCCACGGCACCCCCAAGGCGGTGCTGCTCGGCCTGGAGGGCGACTCACCGCGCACGGTGGACGTGGAGACGGCCGACGACCGCGTCGAGAAGATCAAGTCCTCCGGCCGCATCAGCCTCCTCGGCGAGCACGAGATCGCCTTCGCCTACGACGACGACATGGTCCTGCACCGCCGCAAGGCCCTCCCCTACCACGCCAACGGCATGACGCTGTGGGCGTACGACGCCGAGGGCGCCGAAGTGCTGACCAAGACCTACTACTCGGTCGGCGGCGGCTTCGTCGTCGACGAGGACGCGGTGGGCGCGGACCGCATAGTCCTGGACGACACCGTCCTGAAGTACCCCTTCCGCACCGGCGACGAGCTGCTGCGCCTGGCCCGCGAGACGGGCCTGTCCATCTCCGCGCTGATGCTGGAGAACGAGCGGGCCTGGCGCGACGAGGACGAGATCCGCGAGGGCCTGCTGGAGATCTGGCGCGTGATGCGGGCGTGCGTGGACCGCGGCATGACCCGCGAGGGCATCCTGCCGGGCGGCCTGAAGGTCCGCCGCCGCGCCGCGAACACCGCGCGCAAGCTGCGCTCCGAGGGCGACCCGCAGGCCCTGGCGATGGAGTGGATCACGCTCTACGCGATGGCCGTGAACGAGGAGAACGCGGCCGGCGGCCGGGTCGTCACCGCCCCCACCAACGGCGCGGCCGGAATCATCCCGGCGGTACTGCACTACTACGTGAACTTCGTCCCCGGCGCCGACGAGGACGGCGTGGTCCGCTTCCTCCTCGCGGCCGGCGCCATCGGCATGCTCTTCAAGGAGAACGCCTCCATCTCCGGCGCCGAGGTCGGCTGCCAGGGCGAGGTCGGCTCGGCCTGCTCGATGGCGGCCGGCGCCCTCGCCGAGGTGCTCGGCGGCTCCCCGGAGCAGGTGGAGAACGCCGCCGAGATCGGCATGGAGCACAACCTCGGCCTCACCTGCGACCCGGTCGGCGGCCTGGTCCAGATCCCCTGCATCGAGCGCAACGGCATGGCCGCGGTCAAGGCGGTCACCGCGGCCCGGATGGCGATGCGCGGCGACGGCTCGCACAAGGTCTCCCTCGACAAGGTCATCAAGACCATGAAGGAAACCGGCGCCGACATGTCGGTCAAGTACAAGGAGACGGCGCGCGGCGGGCTCGCGGTGAACATCATCGAGTGCTGAGCGGCGCCCCGGGTCGGAGAGGAGGCGGGCGTCTCACATCGTGACACCCGCTTTCCGAAAAACAAGACGGCTGAGATCGTTGCGGAATACATGTTTCGCACGTGAAAGATCCAGCCATGCCCGCACCAGCTTCCGTCCCCGCACCGCAGACGCCGGTCAATCCCCGGTCGCGGGTCCTCGTCGCCAGCCTCATGGGGACGACGATCGAGTTCTACGACTTCTACATCTACGCGACCGCCGCCGTCCTCGTCTTCCCGAAGCTCTTCTTCCCGAGCAGCGACCCCACCACCGCGCTGCTGTCGTCGTTCGCGGTCTTCGGCGCCGCGATGGTCGCCCGGCCGATCGGCGCCGTCTTCTTCGGGCATCTCGGTGACCGGCTCGGCCGCAAGAAGACGCTGGTCGTCTCGCTCCTCACCATGGGCATCGCCACCTTCCTCATCGGCGCGCTGCCCACCTACGCGCAGGCCGGCTGGGTCGCCACCGCGCTGCTCGTGCTGATGCGGCTCGCCCAGGGCTTCGCGCTCGGCGGCGAGTGGAGCGGGGCCGCGCTGGTCGCGACCGAGAACGCGCCCCGCGGCAAGCGGGCCCTGTGGGGGACCTTCCCCCAACTCGGCGCGCCGCTCGGCTTCATCATCGGCAACGGCCTGTTCCTGATCATCGGGGCGCTGCTGCCCTCCGAGGGCGGCGCCGACCCCACGCAGCCGTCCGAGGCCTTCGCGAGCTGGGGCTGGCGCATCCCGTTCCTGTTCTCCGCCGTGATGGTCGCGATCGGCCTGTGGGTGCGCTCCCGGCTCGTCGAGTCGACGGTGTTCACCCAGACCCGCGAGGCCGGGAAGGTGCGGAAGCTGCCGCTGGCCACCGTGGTCCAGGGGCACTGGAAGCAGCTGGTCCTGGGCACGTTCATCATGCTGGCGACGTACGTGCTCTTCTACCTCATGACCACGTTCTCGCTGAGCTACGGGCGCGCCGCGAAGGACGCCGACGTGCCGGGACTCGGGTACAGCTACACCACGTTCGTCCTGATGATGATCTTCGGGGTGCTGTTCTTCGCCGTGTTCACCCTGGTCTCCGGCCCGCTCGCCGACCGGTACGGACGCCGCGCCACCCTGCTCTGGATCACCGTCGCCATCGTGGTCTTCGGTCTGGTCTGGGTGCCGCTGATCGACATGGGCACGCTCGGCGTGGTGCTGTGGCTGGTGCTCGGCTTCACACTGATGGGCATGACCTTCGGCCCGATGGGCGCCCTGCTGCCGGAGCTGTTCCCGACGAGTGTGCGCTACACCGGATCCGGCATCTCGTACAACGTCAGCTCGATCCTCGGCGCGGCCGTCGCCCCCTTCATAGCGGTGGCCCTGTGGGAGGCCGGTGACGGGTCGCCGCGGCTGGTCGGCGTGTACCTCTCGGCGATGGCCGTGCTGACGCTGGCCGCCCTCCTGCTCTCCAAGGAGACCAAGGACGTCTCCCTGGAGGAGCAGGGGTCCGCACCCGCCGGCGAGGACCCCCGGACGGCCCCGGCGGCGTCGTCCGCGTCCTGATCCGGGGCCGCACGGGGTCCGCGCAGGACTGGCTCCGGCGGCTCAGATGCCGCAGTTGGGGGCCGACCAGTACGGCGACGGGTCGAAGGCCACGTGGGTGTGGTCGTTGTGGCCGGGGTAGCCCGGGCCGAGGATCTCCGAGAAGCCGTGGGTCCTGGCCTGCTGGGCGAGCCGGCAGAAGCTGGGCGAGCCGGTGAGGTCGGCGGCGTCGCCGTAGAGGTGGCGGCTGGTGGACGAGCCGCCGACCGCGCTGTTGCAGGCCCGGGAGCGGAAGCCGCTGGAGATGGTGATCGGCACGTCGCCGAGGGCGTGCCGCATGGCCTCCAGCTTCCACATGGTCTTCAGCGCGTTCGACTTGGCGGTGGCGGCGGAGACCGCGCCGCCCGACCAGTCCGAGTTGCACTTGTTGAGCTCGGCGTAGGTGAAGTGGACGGGCGTGCAGTCCGCGTCCTGGAGCGCGTAGATCTTGCTGAAGGTCGCCGGGCCCGCGACGCCGTCCGCGCCCAGGCCGTAGGCGGCCTGGAACTTCTTGACCGCGGCGGCGGTCCGGGCGCCGTACTGGCCGTCGTAGGAGAGCCGTTCGCCGGAGGTGACCCAGCCCGCGACGCGGATCTGGAGCTGGGTCACGTCGCTGCCGGAGGATCCCTGGGAGAGGGTGCGGTTCCAGGTGTAGCAGGAGTCGGCGTGGGCGGCGCCGGCGGTGGCGCCCACCCCGACCACCGCTCCGGCCATGAGCATGACAAATGAGAGAAGGAGACGTGACACGCGTCTGAACATCCCGGCCTCCCGACCGTCGAGTCGTCCTTCGAACCGGAGCCCAGCGTGCGGCACCGCGCTACGCGCGTCAATGGCGCCCCGGCGAAGGGAAGTCGACGTTTCCGCCTCCGACGCGGATCACCCGTGCCATCGTGGGGAATAACCAACTCCCGTCCCCCCACAGCCTTTCAGGGAGGCCCCATGCTGCGTGGCATCGACGTCAGCGCCTACCAGTCCTCCAGCTACGACACGGACGGCCTCTCCTTCGTCTTCGTGAAGGCGACGGAGGGCCGTTCGTACGTCAACCCCAAGCTCTCGGCCCAGACGAAGCGGGCCCGCGACGCCGGACTCGTCGTCGGCTTCTACCACTTCCTGTGGCCGGGCAACCTGGCCGCCCAGGCCGAGTACTTCGTCTCCAAGGCCCCGGACCGCAAGGGCGACGTCCTCGCCGTCGACTGGGAGACGAACGGCGAGGGCACCCACCCGAGCAACGCGGAGAAGGACAGCTTCATCCGGAGACTGAAGACGCTGCGGCCGGACAACCGGGTCGTCCTCTACTGCAACCGGAACTTCTGGCTGAACGTCGACACCACCTCGTACGCCGGTGACGGGCTCTGGATCGCCGACTACGTCTCGGCGGGCAAGCCGCGCATCCAGGCCAAGTGGCGCTTCCACCAGTACACCGACGACCCGGTCGACACCAACGTGGCGGACTTCGCGAGCAAGGCCGCGCTGAAGGAGTGGGCCCAGGGCGCCTGAGGGCGGGGTCGTCAGCCCCGGAAGGCCGCGGGCCGCTCCGGGGACGCCTCCGCCAACGCCTTGGTCACACCGTCGACGCCCTCGCGCAGACCGTAGACCGGGGTCTCCGGCTGCTGGCGCCAGGAGTCGTCGATGCCGCCGGCGTCGACGGTGTCGAAGCCCAGCTCGTCGATCAGGGTGCGGACCTTCGCCTTGGCCGCCTCGTCGTCGCCGGCCACCGGGAGCGCC encodes the following:
- a CDS encoding MFS transporter; the encoded protein is MPAPASVPAPQTPVNPRSRVLVASLMGTTIEFYDFYIYATAAVLVFPKLFFPSSDPTTALLSSFAVFGAAMVARPIGAVFFGHLGDRLGRKKTLVVSLLTMGIATFLIGALPTYAQAGWVATALLVLMRLAQGFALGGEWSGAALVATENAPRGKRALWGTFPQLGAPLGFIIGNGLFLIIGALLPSEGGADPTQPSEAFASWGWRIPFLFSAVMVAIGLWVRSRLVESTVFTQTREAGKVRKLPLATVVQGHWKQLVLGTFIMLATYVLFYLMTTFSLSYGRAAKDADVPGLGYSYTTFVLMMIFGVLFFAVFTLVSGPLADRYGRRATLLWITVAIVVFGLVWVPLIDMGTLGVVLWLVLGFTLMGMTFGPMGALLPELFPTSVRYTGSGISYNVSSILGAAVAPFIAVALWEAGDGSPRLVGVYLSAMAVLTLAALLLSKETKDVSLEEQGSAPAGEDPRTAPAASSAS
- a CDS encoding L-serine ammonia-lyase, with amino-acid sequence MAISVFDLFSIGIGPSSSHTVGPMRAARMFARRLRNEELLDSVASVRAELYGSLGATGHGHGTPKAVLLGLEGDSPRTVDVETADDRVEKIKSSGRISLLGEHEIAFAYDDDMVLHRRKALPYHANGMTLWAYDAEGAEVLTKTYYSVGGGFVVDEDAVGADRIVLDDTVLKYPFRTGDELLRLARETGLSISALMLENERAWRDEDEIREGLLEIWRVMRACVDRGMTREGILPGGLKVRRRAANTARKLRSEGDPQALAMEWITLYAMAVNEENAAGGRVVTAPTNGAAGIIPAVLHYYVNFVPGADEDGVVRFLLAAGAIGMLFKENASISGAEVGCQGEVGSACSMAAGALAEVLGGSPEQVENAAEIGMEHNLGLTCDPVGGLVQIPCIERNGMAAVKAVTAARMAMRGDGSHKVSLDKVIKTMKETGADMSVKYKETARGGLAVNIIEC
- the glyA gene encoding serine hydroxymethyltransferase, encoding MSLLNTPLHELDPDVAAAVDAELDRQQSTLEMIASENFAPVAVMEAQGSVLTNKYAEGYPGRRYYGGCEHVDVVEQIAIDRVKALFGAEHANVQPHSGAQANAAAMFALLKPGDTIMGLNLAHGGHLTHGMKINFSGKLYNVVPYHVGDDGQVDMAEVERLAKETKPKLIVAGWSAYPRQLDFAAFRKVADEVGAYLMVDMAHFAGLVAAGLHPNPVPHAHVVTTTTHKTLGGPRGGVILSTAELAKKINSAVFPGQQGGPLEHVVAAKAVAFKVAASEDFKERQGRTLEGARILAERLVRDDAKAAGVSVLTGGTDVHLVLVDLRDSELDGQQAEDRLHEVGITVNRNAVPNDPRPPMVTSGLRIGTPALATRGFTAEDFAEVADVIAEALKPSYDAQALKARVKTLADKHPLYPGLNK
- a CDS encoding glycoside hydrolase family 25 protein, whose translation is MLRGIDVSAYQSSSYDTDGLSFVFVKATEGRSYVNPKLSAQTKRARDAGLVVGFYHFLWPGNLAAQAEYFVSKAPDRKGDVLAVDWETNGEGTHPSNAEKDSFIRRLKTLRPDNRVVLYCNRNFWLNVDTTSYAGDGLWIADYVSAGKPRIQAKWRFHQYTDDPVDTNVADFASKAALKEWAQGA
- the gcvH gene encoding glycine cleavage system protein GcvH; the protein is MSNPQQLRYSKEHEWLSGAEDGVSTVGITEHAANALGDVVFVQLPEVGDSVTAGETCGELESTKSVSDLYSPVSGEIAEVNEDVVNDPSLVNSAPFEGGWLFKVKVTDEPADLLSADEYTAFAGA
- a CDS encoding D-Ala-D-Ala carboxypeptidase family metallohydrolase yields the protein MFRRVSRLLLSFVMLMAGAVVGVGATAGAAHADSCYTWNRTLSQGSSGSDVTQLQIRVAGWVTSGERLSYDGQYGARTAAAVKKFQAAYGLGADGVAGPATFSKIYALQDADCTPVHFTYAELNKCNSDWSGGAVSAATAKSNALKTMWKLEAMRHALGDVPITISSGFRSRACNSAVGGSSTSRHLYGDAADLTGSPSFCRLAQQARTHGFSEILGPGYPGHNDHTHVAFDPSPYWSAPNCGI